GCTACTACTGGATCGGCTCGACGTGGCACGCAACGCCGGCGCTCGACCTGTCGGCCACGGCGATGTATCAGGACTTCTACGGTACTAACCGCGACCCGCTGTCGTTCCAGGTCAGCGCCGACTACAACTTCTCGAAGCGTACCGACGTCTACGTCAACCTCGGCTATGTGGTGAACCGCAATGGCTCCGACCTCGGGCTGAACGGCTTCGGCACCAACGTGGTCGCTGGCAAGAACCAGTTCGGCACGATGGCCGGCATCAAGCACACGTTCTGATGACGAGCGACACTCGCGCTTCGCACGGCCGTATGTCGTCGGGCGTGTCCCTGTCGCTGCGCGCGTTGCACCAGACCTTCGGTGCAACGCGTGTCCTCGACGGCATCGACCTCGATGTGCCGGCCGGCACCACGACCGCCCTGCTCGGCCCCTCGGGCTGCGGCAAGAGCACCCTGCTCAAGCTGCTCGCCGGCCTGCTCGCTCCCACTGGGGGCGAAATCCGTTTCGACGACACGGTCGTCGCCAGCGACAGCGTCTGCCACGCGCCCGAGCGGCGCTCGCTCGGCATGGTCTTTCAGGACTACGCCCTGTGGCCGCACATGACCGTGGCCGCCAATGTGGCCTTCCCGCTCGAGATGCGTGGTGTGAAACGCCCCGAGCGCGCCGAACGTGTCGAGGAAGCGCTCTCGCTCGTCGGTCTGGCAGGTCTTGGCTCGCGCCGTCCGCAAGCGCTCTCCGGTGGCCAGCAGCAACGGGTTGCGCTGGCACGCGCCATCGTCTCGGCGCCGCGTCTGCTGCTGTTCGACGAACCGCTCTCGAACCTCGACCGTGATCTGCGCACACGTTTGTGCACCGATATCGGCGCACTGCTCTCGCGCCTTGGCACCACGGCCGTCTACGTCACACACGACCGCGACGAAGCCGAGACGCTGGCCGATCAGATCGTGATCCTCGCCCACGGGCGCGTTGACAAACGTATTACGAGGTAGCCCATAATGTTTCACCGCAAAATTATCGCGACACTCACCATGGCATTTGCTGCGAGCGTCGGCGCACAACACGCGCATGCGCTGACCGTCTATACCGCCGGCCCCGGCAACCTCAGCAAGAAGCTCGCTGCAGGTTTCGAGAAGAAGACCGGCATCAAAGTCGATGTATTTCAAGCCACGACCGGCAAGGTGATGGCACGTATCGAAGCAGAACAGGCCAACCCGCGCGCCGACGTTCTGATTTCGGCCTCGTGGGACACCGCGCAGGATCTCGAGAAGCGCGGCTGGCTCGCCCCTGTCCAGAGTCCCAATGCCGCACGCGTGCCCGCGCCGTTCAAGACGTCACATTACGTGGCACAGGGCCTCTCGGCGCTCGGCATTGTCTGGAACGCCAAGTCGGGCACCCCCGAGCCGCA
This window of the Pandoraea fibrosis genome carries:
- a CDS encoding ABC transporter ATP-binding protein translates to MTSDTRASHGRMSSGVSLSLRALHQTFGATRVLDGIDLDVPAGTTTALLGPSGCGKSTLLKLLAGLLAPTGGEIRFDDTVVASDSVCHAPERRSLGMVFQDYALWPHMTVAANVAFPLEMRGVKRPERAERVEEALSLVGLAGLGSRRPQALSGGQQQRVALARAIVSAPRLLLFDEPLSNLDRDLRTRLCTDIGALLSRLGTTAVYVTHDRDEAETLADQIVILAHGRVDKRITR